A stretch of Episyrphus balteatus chromosome 2, idEpiBalt1.1, whole genome shotgun sequence DNA encodes these proteins:
- the LOC129910105 gene encoding UDP-glucose 6-dehydrogenase, with protein MSQEIGVSKVCCIGAGYVGGPTCSVMAYKCPGITVTVVDKSVERIAQWNSDKLPIYEPGLDDVVKKCRNVNLFFSTDIETAIKEADLIFISVNTPTKTFGNGKGRAADLKYVESAARMIAEIAQSNKVVVEKSTVPVRAAESIMHILRANQKPGVRYDILSNPEFLAEGTAIQDLLHADRVLIGGEETPEGHKAVEKLSWIYEHWIPKENVLTTNTWSSELSKLAANAFLAQRISSINSLSAVCEATGADVAEVARAIGLDSRIGRKFLQASVGFGGSCFQKDILNLVYICEGLNLPEVAAYWQQVINMNEYQKSRFSQKIIECLFNTVSDKRISIFGFAFKKDTGDTRETPAITVCKTLLEEGAKLDIYDPKVEPEQIIDDLTHPSVTDSPEDVKQAVQIHSDPYSAVRDTHAIVLCTEWDEFVTLDYKRIYQSMMKPAYIFDGRKILDHEKLLQIGFHVQTIGKRYNRSSLMRTWGSIPQL; from the exons ATGTCTCAAGAAATTGGTGTTTCCAAAGTGTGTTGCATTGGTGCTGGCTATGTTGGTGGTCCAACATGCAGTGTGATGGCATACAAGTGTCCGGGAATTACTGTCACAGTCGTAGACAAAAGTGTCGAACGTATAGCTCAATGGAATTCTGATAAACTTCCAATATACGAG CCTGGTCTTGATGACGTCGTGAAAAAATGCCGAAATGTTAATTTATTCTTTTCAACTGACATTGAAACTGCCATCAAAGAAGCTGACTTGATTTTTATATCGGTAAATACACCAACAAAAACATTTGGCAATGGAAAAG gTCGAGCAGCTGATTTGAAATATGTTGAGAGTGCAGCTCGAATGATTGCAGAAATTGCCCAATCGAATAAGGTTGTTGTGGAAAAAAGTACAGTACCAGTGCGGGCCGCTGAAAGTATAATGCATATATTGCGTGCTAATCAGAAGCCAG gtgtcCGTTATGATATCCTCTCGAATCCAGAATTTCTGGCCGAAGGAACAGCTATCCAAGACTTGCTTCATGCTGATCGTGTCCTTATCGGAGGTGAAGAAACCCCAGAGGGACATAAAGCTGTTGAAAAACTCTCATGGATCTATGAACATTGGATAccaaaagaaaatgttttaacaaCAAATACATGGAGCTCAGAGCTTTCTAAATTA gctGCCAATGCATTTCTTGCCCAACGAATCTCTAGTATTAACTCGTTGTCGGCCGTTTGTGAAGCTACCGGAGCCGATGTTGCAGAAGTAGCTCGTGCAATCGGATTAGACTCCCGAATCGGTAGGAAATTTCTTCAAGCGTCTGTGGGCTTTGGTGGAAGTTGTTTTCAAAAAGACATTCTCAATTTGGTATACATATGTGAGGGTTTGAATCTGCCAGAAGTTGCAGCCTACTGGCAACAAGTTATAAATATGAATGAATACCAGAAATCAAGATTTTCACAAAAg ataatagaATGCCTCTTCAATACCGTATCGGATAAAAGAATATCTATCTTTGGATTTGCTTTTAAAAAAGATACTGGCGATACACGCGAAACGCCAGCAATTACTGTGTGCAAGACTCTCCTTGAAGAAGGTGCCAAATTAGACATTTACGATCCAAAGGTCGAACCCGAACAAATCATCGATGATTTGACACATCCTTCGGTAACTGATTCACCGGAAGATGTCAAGCAGGCAGTACAAATTCATAGCGATCCGTATAGTGCGGTTCGAGATACCCATGCAATTGTTCTCTGCACCGAATGGGATGAGTTTGTT acTCTTGATTATAAACGCATTTACCAGTCAATGATGAAACCAGCGTACATATTTGATGGTCGAAAAATCCTTGACCATGAGAAACTACTTCAAATCGGTTTTCATGTGCAAACAATCGGTAAACGATACAATCGATCCAGTTTGATGAGGACATGGGGCAGTATTCCTCAACtgtaa
- the LOC129910331 gene encoding cilia- and flagella-associated protein 52: MAQLDEVENIKLKPRAIFGFDGDVLFGLNLHPDGMHTIIPLGNKVVITNTNTNEQEFLTGHTNMVSCLHVSHSGKYVASGQINHMGFRAYVILWDYKERKEIARHDLHKVRCETVCFTAEDKYIVSIGGVDDGCVIVFDVETRTPICRAVAVNSTSGNPTYVCPLNKLASVFLVSGDHHLRMWTIEKERRKLSVQEVQVGRHQRRYTSMVLDNNDENIYIGTMTGDAAHVRLSFGGKEGKSAVLVGLYGKHNPRKPIGKDCEKYINGIREIVCTEDGNLLLGTGDGTVELVALRNECFKNYPNPTWPKLKTIRSTKVNGAVTSIAKSSKNIYFIGTNNSEIYILNVVNFDLKLKTTCHKEAINELIFPKKLSSIFATAGYESIRIWSMKRLQELLRIMVYNFHCTAIVFTHDGSSIVSAWNDGVIRSFTPITGKLIYAIPNAHNKGCSALAISSNDRILVSAGIEGQVRVWKIEPFRQSLIGVLKDHTGPISSLHFNIFDTEVVSAGTDGSCVIWDIRRMTRKQVICANTQFTCARYYPTGVQLLTVGSDGRIGYWMVFNGSLLRELEGSTKEPVNCVAFNPTGDYFVSVGTDQIVKLWDYQNGVTVCAGQQHASPVTSCAFSPCGKFCISGSSTGSVIIWDIPKQFWPNTKSNLKVEEHAKYGNHRNSDTESKVVTSSRSSKSKNNKENINGLETSRSNKDVLCAECPPVNNKQVMDINETFNVKQDEV, encoded by the exons aTGGCTCAGCTAGATgaagttgaaaatattaagCTTAAACCACGAGCAATATTTGGATTCGATGGTGATGTTCTATTTGGACTTAATCTACATCCCGATGGGATGCATACAATCATTCCTCTGGGGAATAAGGTTGTTATAACAAATACGAATACAAATGAGCAGGAGTTTTTAACTGGACACACAAATATGGTATCCTGTTTGCATGTTTCTCATag tGGCAAATATGTAGCATCTGGTCAAATCAACCATATGGGATTCCGAGCATATGTTATACTATGGGACTATAAGGAACGAAAAGAAATTGCAAGGCATGATCTTCATAAG GTGCGTTGTGAAACCGTTTGTTTTACTGCTGAAGATAAATATATTGTAAGCATTGGTGGTGTTGATGATGGATGTGTCATAGTTTTTGATGTTGAAACGCG cACTCCAATTTGTCGCGCAGTAGCTGTCAACAGCACATCAGGAAATCCCACATATGTGTGTCCATTAAATAAACTTGCATCTGTGTTTTTAGTATCAGGAGATC ATCACCTTAGAATGTGGACAATTGAAAAGGAACGCAGAAAACTGAGTGTTCAGGAAGTTCAAGTTGGAAGACATCAACGACGATATACATCAATGGTTTTAGATAACAATGATGAAAATATCTATATTGGCACAATGACAGGCGATGCTGCTCATGTTAGGCTAAGTTTTGGCGGAAAAGAAGGAAAAAGTGCTGTATTAGTAGGACTCTATGGAAAACATAATCCAAGGAAACCAATTGGTAAAGATTGTGAAAAGTACATAAATGGTATTCGAGAAATTGTATGCACGGAAGATGGAAACCTTTTGCTTGGAACTGGAGATGGAACTGTTGAATTGGTTGCACTAAGGAAtgaatgctttaaaaattatccAAATCCAACTTGGCCTAAGTTGAAAACG atAAGATCAACAAAAGTCAATGGAGCTGTAACAAGCATTgctaaaagttcaaaaaatatttatttcattggAACTAACAACAGTGAGATATACATACTAAACGTTGTTAACTTTGATCTGAAGCTTAAAACAACCTGCCACAAGGAAGCAATTAACGAACTTATATTTCCCAA AAAATTGTCAAGTATTTTTGCAACTGCTGGCTATGAGTCTATTCGAATTTGGTCCATGAAACGTTTACAAGAGCTTCTCCGAATAATGGTTTATAACTTTCATTGCACTGCAATTGTTTTTACCCATGATGGATCAAGTATTGTATCAGCTTGGAATGATGGTGTAATTCGATCATTTACTCCAATTACCGGCAAACTTATTTATGCAATACCGAATGCACATAATAAAG GCTGCAGTGCATTGGCTATTTCGTCTAATGATCGAATACTTGTGAGTGCAGGAATAGAAGGACAAGTTagggtttggaaaattgaaCCTTTTCGCCAGAGTTTAATAGGAGTTCTCAAAGATCATACAGGGCCGATAAGTTCATTAcatttcaatattttcgacACTGAAGTAGTGTCAGCTGGAACAGATGGTTCATGTGTTATTTGGGACATAAG gcgAATGACGAGAAAGCAAGTAATTTGTGCCAATACACAATTTACATGCGCTCGATACTATCCAACTGGTGTTCAATTACTGACAGTGGGGTCTGATGGCAGAATTGGATATTGGATG gtatTTAATGGAAGTCTTTTAAGAGAACTCGAAGGTTCTACCAAAGAACCTGTCAATTGTGTTGCCTTTAATCCAACTGGTGATTATTTCGTTTCTGTTGGCACTGATCAAATAGTTAAA TTGTGGGATTACCAAAATGGAGTGACAGTTTGTGCTGGACAACAACATGCATCGCCAGTAACAAGCTGTGCTTTTAGTCCTTGTGGAAAGTTTTGCATTTCAGGAAGTTCAACTGGATCAGTTATCATTTGGGATATACCAAAG CAATTCTGGCCAAACACAAAATCGAATTTGAAAGTTGAAGAACATGCTAAATATGGAAATCATAGAAATAGTGATACTGAATCTAAAGTTGTGACAAGTTCACGTTcgtcaaaatccaaaaataataaagaaaacatAAATGGATTGGAGACCAGTCGAAGCAATAAAGATGTTCTTTGTGCCGAGTGTCCACCGGTAAACAATAAGCAAGTTATGGACATAAATGAAACTTTTAATGTAAAACAAGATgaggtttaa
- the LOC129910795 gene encoding putative serine protease K12H4.7, with product MRYFILLVCLAFATRITFGKRLFSNGFIGAPSKFTLASQSQEPQLKWFQQILDHSNPTKYPKWKQRYYVSNEHYKTGGPIFLMIGGEGKETPKWMTSGAWIHYAAKFNALCFSLEHRFYGASQPTKNLSTENLQYLTSEQALADLANFVREMKVKYDLKDSQKWIAFGGSYPGSLAAWVREKYPELIHGSISSSGPLLAEVDFKEYFEVVQNSLASYSDACVIAVRRSFAQLEILLRHMIGQREINEKFQLCDPIEKSIENKLDISNLFENIAGNFAGVVQYNKDNSPHAGKTIDDVCDVMVNETLGTPVQRLAEVNRMLLKDSGEKCLDYKYDKMIVEMQNTTWDEDKAMRQWTYQTCNEFGFYQTSTQKDSLFTDRFPVDFFIRQCMDIFSEKMDSQYLKAVVGRTNTFYGALNPNTTNVLYVHGSIDPWHALGLITSSNPNTPTLYIEGTAHCANMYEPSANDLPSLVAARKKIQNYIENILSS from the exons ATGCGCTATTTTATTTTGCTAGTCTGTCTAGCTTTCGCGACTCGAATAACATTTGGgaaaagattattttcaaatggATTTATAGGTGCTCCTAGTAAATTTACACTCGCCAGTCAATCACAAGAGCCACAATTGAAATGGTTTCAACAAATCCTTGATCATTCAAACCCAACAAAGTATCCTAAATGGAAACAG AGATACTATGTGTCCAATGAACACTACAAAACTGGGGGAccaatatttttaatgattggTGGCGAGGGAAAAGAAACCCCCAAATGGATGACGAGTGGAGCTTGGATTCACTATGCTGCCAAATTTAATGCTCTGTGTTTTTCATTGGAACATCGATTCTATGGAGCAAGTCAGCCAACTAA AAACTTATCAACAGAAAATCTTCAATATCTTACATCTGAACAGGCTCTAGCTGATTTAGCTAATTTTGTACGTGAAATGAAAGTTAAATACGATTTGAAAGATTCCCAAAAATGGATTGCTTTCGGTGGATCTTATCCTGGATCGCTGGCTGCATGGGTACGTGAAAAGTATCCGGAACTAATTCATGGATCGATTAGTTCTAGTGGACCTTTATTGGCTGAGGTTgattttaaagaatattttgaaGTGGTTCAGAATTCGTTGGCATCTTATTCGGATGCTTGTGTTATAGCAGTACGAAGGTCATTTGCCCAATTGGAGATTCTGTTGAGACACATGATTGGACAAAGAGAAATTAATGAGAAATTCca ACTATGCGATCCAATTGAAAAAtccatagaaaataaattagacaTTTCCaatctttttgaaaacattgcTGGAAACTTTGCTGGTGTTGTTCAATACAACAAAGATAATTCTCCACACGCTGGCAAAACAATAGACGAT GTCTGCGATGTAATGGTAAACGAAACTTTAGGCACTCCCGTGCAAAGGCTAGCAGAAGTCAATCGAATGCTATTGAAGGACAGTGGCGAAAAATGTTTGGATTACAAGTATGATAAAATGATTGTCGAAATGCAAAATACTACTTGGGATGAAGATAAAGCTATGCGTCAATGGACATATCAAACCTGTAACGAGTTTGGATTTTATCAAACATCCACCCAAAAAGATAGTCTCTTTACTGATCGTTTCCCTGTGGACTTTTTCATCAGACAATGCATGGATATTTTTTcggaaaa AATGGATTCTCAGTATCTAAAAGCTGTTGTTGGAAGAACAAATACATTTTACGGAGCATTGAATCCAAACACAACAAATGTTCTCTATGTACATGGATCAATTGACCCATGGCATGCACTTGGATTGATTACATCTTCTAACCCAAATACTCCAACGTTATACATAGAAG GAACTGCCCACTGTGCGAATATGTATGAGCCTAGCGCAAATGATCTACCATCATTGGTGGCAGCCCGCAAAAAGattcaaaattatattgaaaacaTTCTGAGTTCTTAA
- the LOC129910796 gene encoding uncharacterized protein LOC129910796 → MLRTRIAPTLAKFANVNIRYASCQSQSVFMQSVARMNTQSTTTFIGRQPNGFLDSTSILKSPNLIAYKAYSTKQSELPSKQELEKYFFKVTVVVWDLIWKITLWAWGMCRKHIINNPAVQSNWKTFNEKLEEARKN, encoded by the exons atgttgagAACTCGCATTGCTCCTACATTGGCTAAATTTGCCAATGTTAATATACGATATGCTTCTTGTCAGTCGCAGTCGGTCTTCATGCAATCTGTTGCACGAATGAACACACAGTCAACAACTACATTTATTGGAAGACAACCAAAtg GTTTCTTAGATTCAACATCGATTTTGAAGTCACCAAATTTAATAGCTTACAAAGCCTATTCCACAAAACAATCCGAACTACCATCCAAACAAgaattggaaaaatattttttcaaagttacagTTGTGGTTTGGGatttgatttggaaaataactttgtGGGCATGGGGAATGTGTAGGAAGCACATCATCAATAATCCAGCAGTTCAGTCTAATTGGAAGACATTCAATGAAAAACTCGAAGAAGCACGAAAGAATTAA